One region of Flavobacterium pisciphilum genomic DNA includes:
- a CDS encoding HmuY family protein produces the protein MKKSVLLIIAFLLVGITACNNDDNAVENSNEVAFVNSATNIIEAETEVKVVFSKPTSSAGTVTLNVVPTALVYGTDFTTTPQVENTKIVLSFGANVNSVSFKFKKIIDAIEGEVKNVKFTIASVSDQNVKVAQATASVQLNFNETAVVSKTLAPENGGNTVPNQVFIDLSSGAMTKVLRTSWDLGFSGGNEFRVVSNGAINKFAVKQLNTTNIDEVQVEDLNVTTGNYEASTINYIDNPYGNLAPIAGVVGSKGTAIAEVSANNADNKVYLVNMGQEVSTVPGTGTGVALTGASRGWKKIRVLRDGNNYKLQYADLNATTHSEVTITKDAAYNFSFFSLNTKSVVKVEPTKNKWDLNITTFTGETFYTDGASAGAYYFPDYAITNTKVGTKAFQVLTTEVAYDKFTLANVTQSNFDTDLAKDQRVIGGNWRATYPLAFKTDRFYVIKDVEGNIYKLKFTAMMNAAGQRGNVSFEYALLK, from the coding sequence ATGAAAAAAAGTGTCCTTTTAATTATTGCATTTTTACTTGTTGGTATTACAGCATGTAATAATGATGATAATGCTGTAGAGAATTCAAATGAAGTTGCATTTGTAAATTCGGCTACAAATATTATAGAAGCGGAAACCGAAGTGAAAGTTGTTTTTTCTAAGCCAACTTCTTCAGCCGGAACAGTAACATTAAATGTTGTTCCTACAGCTTTGGTTTATGGTACAGATTTTACAACGACTCCACAAGTAGAAAATACAAAAATAGTGTTGTCATTTGGAGCGAATGTTAATTCAGTTTCTTTTAAATTTAAAAAGATTATTGACGCTATTGAAGGAGAGGTTAAAAATGTGAAATTCACAATTGCTTCTGTTTCAGATCAGAATGTTAAAGTTGCACAAGCGACAGCTTCTGTTCAACTTAATTTCAATGAAACTGCAGTTGTAAGTAAAACATTAGCACCTGAGAATGGTGGAAACACGGTTCCAAATCAAGTATTTATTGATTTGAGTTCTGGAGCAATGACTAAAGTTTTAAGAACTAGTTGGGATTTAGGTTTTTCTGGAGGAAATGAATTTCGTGTAGTTTCGAATGGAGCAATTAATAAATTTGCAGTAAAGCAGCTTAATACAACCAATATTGATGAAGTACAAGTTGAGGATTTAAATGTTACAACTGGTAATTATGAAGCTTCTACAATTAATTATATAGATAATCCTTATGGTAATTTAGCTCCAATTGCTGGAGTTGTAGGAAGTAAAGGTACTGCTATTGCTGAGGTTTCTGCTAATAATGCGGACAATAAAGTATATTTAGTAAATATGGGACAAGAGGTTTCAACAGTTCCTGGAACTGGAACTGGTGTTGCGCTTACTGGAGCTTCAAGAGGGTGGAAAAAAATTAGAGTTCTAAGAGATGGTAATAATTATAAATTACAATATGCAGATCTTAATGCTACAACTCACAGTGAAGTTACTATTACTAAAGATGCTGCTTATAATTTTTCTTTCTTCAGTTTAAATACTAAATCAGTAGTTAAAGTTGAGCCTACAAAGAACAAATGGGATTTGAATATTACTACTTTCACTGGAGAAACATTCTATACTGACGGTGCATCAGCTGGAGCATATTATTTCCCTGATTATGCAATTACCAATACAAAAGTTGGAACAAAAGCATTCCAAGTGCTAACAACTGAAGTAGCTTATGATAAATTTACTTTAGCTAATGTAACTCAATCTAATTTTGATACTGATTTAGCAAAAGATCAAAGAGTAATTGGAGGAAACTGGAGAGCAACATATCCTTTGGCATTTAAAACAGATCGTTTTTATGTGATAAAAGATGTAGAGGGGAACATTTATAAATTGAAATTCACTGCGATGATGAATGCGGCAGGTCAAAGAGGAAATGTGTCTTTTGAGTATGCACTTTTAAAATAA
- a CDS encoding LysM peptidoglycan-binding domain-containing protein: MNKLIIFFCCLLFASNNKAQKAEPILMTKKMISNVDTTTVEPLSGSQIYNAKVLDNFFSKLKDNESHSNHKINIVHIGDSHVQSDLMTNEIRKDLQKELGNGGRGLIFPYSLAKTNGSYNERFRSNKAWESYRNILPVKDCPMGLSGIALWRNTDGFVIEVNVKDPVYKFNTIKIITPQNQHMFDLATRIQTNMIQSSERKVITHKIKRGEAISVIADKYNVSIAEIRRANHLKSNAIRAGRTLKIVTNETRPKTISQSQYVPLDIEADSFSHYYNTEKALDKIYLIPNKDAKKYELNGLILEKNSSGVIYSGIGVNGAKFSDYNKYPVFFEQLKSLHPDMIVLSLGTNESYDKLEASGYIKQLREFVSNLKAQNIHVPIIVMTPPPSLLKGRKPNTFIADYTKYIFETAQSDGFAVWDLYNEFGGMKGIGRLKAEGLIGPDWVHYSKNGYEKQGSLFSKALLNEYDNFKLKK; the protein is encoded by the coding sequence ATGAATAAACTTATTATTTTCTTTTGTTGTCTTCTTTTTGCGTCTAATAATAAAGCGCAAAAGGCAGAGCCAATTTTAATGACTAAAAAGATGATTAGCAACGTAGATACAACAACTGTAGAACCTTTGTCAGGGAGTCAAATTTATAATGCGAAAGTGTTAGATAATTTTTTTAGCAAATTAAAAGACAATGAAAGTCATAGTAATCATAAAATAAACATTGTTCATATTGGAGATTCGCATGTTCAGAGTGACTTGATGACAAATGAAATTCGGAAAGATCTTCAGAAAGAGTTAGGAAATGGAGGTAGAGGTTTAATTTTTCCATATTCATTAGCAAAAACTAATGGTTCGTATAATGAGCGTTTTCGTTCGAACAAAGCTTGGGAAAGTTACCGAAATATTCTTCCTGTAAAAGATTGCCCGATGGGTTTAAGTGGAATTGCACTTTGGAGAAATACGGATGGGTTTGTGATTGAGGTAAATGTAAAAGATCCGGTGTATAAGTTTAATACAATCAAGATAATTACACCACAAAATCAACATATGTTTGACTTGGCAACTCGCATTCAGACGAATATGATTCAATCTTCTGAGCGAAAAGTAATTACACATAAAATAAAAAGAGGAGAGGCAATCTCGGTTATTGCAGATAAATACAACGTTTCGATTGCAGAAATTAGGAGAGCTAATCATTTAAAATCGAATGCGATTAGAGCAGGTAGGACATTAAAAATTGTAACAAATGAAACACGTCCTAAAACAATTTCACAATCGCAGTATGTTCCTTTAGATATAGAGGCAGATTCATTCTCACATTATTATAATACTGAAAAAGCGCTAGATAAAATTTATCTTATTCCAAATAAGGACGCTAAGAAATATGAGCTGAACGGATTGATTCTTGAGAAAAATTCATCAGGAGTAATTTATAGTGGTATTGGAGTAAATGGAGCAAAGTTTTCAGATTATAATAAATATCCAGTATTCTTTGAGCAATTAAAATCGTTACATCCAGATATGATTGTTTTATCATTGGGAACAAACGAAAGTTATGATAAATTAGAGGCATCAGGTTATATAAAACAATTAAGAGAGTTTGTAAGTAATCTGAAAGCACAGAACATTCATGTTCCTATAATTGTTATGACGCCACCGCCATCGTTATTAAAAGGAAGAAAGCCAAATACATTTATTGCTGATTATACAAAATATATATTTGAAACAGCTCAGTCAGATGGATTTGCAGTTTGGGATTTGTATAACGAGTTTGGAGGAATGAAAGGAATTGGAAGATTAAAAGCCGAAGGATTAATAGGTCCAGATTGGGTACATTATTCCAAAAATGGATACGAAAAACAGGGAAGCTTGTTCTCGAAAGCATTATTAAACGAATACGATAATTTTAAATTAAAAAAATAA
- a CDS encoding TonB-dependent receptor plug domain-containing protein: protein MKIKIILFIALVFCKTLSAQEKQKDSIRANELSEVVVTGQFEPQSIKKSIFNVTVISKKDIDQQAANNLSDLLNQYLNITIMPDSGTGRSTVSMFGLDGGYFKILIDNIPMVSDASLGNNVDLTQINLDDIEQIEIIEGSMGVTSGANAVTGVLNIITKKSSRYKWEIGATAQEETVGEEYSAFNKGRHIQSLKVAHSISDNWFASVGFDRNDLDGYLDGKKGKKYSETDLQRGYRLLPKLQHIANGMLSYRKNDFRAFYKFDYLNENIDYYDPTVIVVTNPPFDDIRYSYDRRYLTERMINHLNFYGKLASQYNYNVSFSHQKQTRSTELFEYNIKTDQESNNKKNKNQSTELLYSTGTLGNFFPKKSFDFQLGYEYVNNLGYSVVNGENQSFVPIEKRFQNFDVFLSSEIKATKKFSIRPGGRFSFQNQFNNQYAASLGLFYLFDKGIELRTSVGRGFRIPDFEELYSKIKFSGHQFYGNDALVPETSMSYNFSVKKMTSFESGLLFSNNLSASFLNVNDKIDMAFVGFEVGTTDPIYQNINISSYKMWNVATTNQVNFKSLSFNLGASLVGISQKIDNGKVVSDDKFLYALQVNSSVTYNLSKYNTLFAVYYKFNGEQRQFRQVVENGENVYKLSTLDSYSFLEASVRKSFYKKSFDVTLGARNLLDVTNIQQSIASGGDAHTTSNNIFLGYGRSYYLKLTYNLNF from the coding sequence ATGAAAATCAAAATTATCCTATTTATTGCACTAGTATTTTGTAAAACGCTTTCTGCGCAGGAAAAGCAAAAAGACAGTATTCGTGCCAATGAATTATCCGAAGTTGTAGTTACAGGACAGTTTGAGCCACAATCTATAAAGAAATCGATTTTTAATGTTACAGTAATTTCTAAAAAAGATATTGATCAACAAGCTGCTAATAATCTGTCAGATTTGCTTAATCAATATTTAAATATAACCATAATGCCAGATTCGGGAACTGGGAGATCAACAGTGTCTATGTTCGGTTTAGATGGAGGATACTTTAAAATTTTAATAGATAATATTCCTATGGTAAGCGATGCTAGTTTAGGAAATAATGTGGATTTAACACAGATTAATCTTGATGATATTGAGCAAATTGAAATTATAGAAGGCTCAATGGGAGTGACTAGTGGAGCAAATGCTGTAACAGGTGTTCTTAATATTATTACAAAAAAGTCATCTCGTTATAAATGGGAAATTGGTGCTACAGCACAAGAAGAAACTGTAGGTGAAGAATATTCAGCTTTTAATAAAGGTAGACATATACAATCATTAAAAGTAGCTCATAGTATTAGTGATAATTGGTTTGCATCTGTAGGTTTTGATAGAAATGATTTAGATGGGTATTTAGATGGAAAAAAAGGTAAAAAATACAGCGAAACTGATTTACAAAGAGGGTATAGGTTACTTCCAAAATTGCAACATATAGCTAACGGAATGCTAAGTTATAGAAAGAATGATTTTAGAGCTTTTTATAAATTCGACTATCTAAATGAAAATATAGATTACTATGATCCAACGGTTATAGTTGTAACAAATCCTCCTTTTGATGATATTCGTTACTCGTATGATAGACGATATTTAACTGAAAGAATGATTAATCATCTAAATTTTTATGGAAAATTAGCGTCTCAGTATAATTATAATGTTTCATTTTCTCATCAGAAGCAAACACGTTCGACGGAATTATTTGAATATAATATTAAGACAGATCAAGAGTCAAATAACAAAAAAAATAAAAATCAATCTACAGAATTGTTGTATTCTACTGGGACATTAGGAAATTTTTTTCCTAAGAAATCTTTTGATTTCCAATTGGGATACGAATATGTGAATAATTTAGGTTATTCAGTAGTTAATGGAGAAAATCAATCATTTGTACCGATTGAAAAAAGATTTCAAAATTTTGATGTTTTTCTTTCTTCAGAAATTAAAGCTACAAAAAAATTCTCGATTAGACCAGGAGGAAGATTCTCATTCCAAAATCAATTTAATAATCAATATGCTGCTTCTTTAGGACTTTTTTATTTATTTGATAAAGGAATCGAATTGCGTACATCAGTAGGGAGAGGATTCCGTATTCCTGACTTTGAAGAGCTATATTCTAAAATTAAATTTTCGGGACATCAGTTTTATGGGAATGATGCTTTAGTGCCTGAAACAAGTATGTCATATAATTTTAGTGTAAAAAAGATGACATCTTTTGAGTCTGGATTATTGTTTTCTAATAATCTATCTGCTTCTTTTTTAAACGTAAATGATAAAATTGATATGGCTTTTGTAGGGTTTGAAGTTGGAACTACTGATCCTATTTATCAAAATATTAATATTAGTTCTTATAAAATGTGGAATGTTGCCACTACAAATCAGGTTAATTTTAAAAGCTTGTCCTTTAATTTAGGGGCTTCCTTGGTTGGGATTTCACAAAAAATCGATAATGGTAAAGTAGTTTCAGATGATAAGTTTTTATATGCTCTACAAGTCAATAGTAGTGTAACATATAATTTATCTAAATACAACACTTTGTTTGCTGTTTACTACAAATTTAATGGAGAACAACGTCAATTTAGACAAGTTGTCGAGAATGGAGAAAATGTCTATAAATTATCAACACTAGATTCATATAGTTTTTTAGAGGCTTCTGTTAGAAAGTCTTTTTATAAGAAGTCTTTCGATGTGACTCTTGGGGCTAGAAATCTTTTAGATGTAACTAATATTCAGCAAAGTATTGCCTCTGGTGGGGATGCACATACAACTTCAAATAATATCTTTCTAGGATATGGAAGATCTTATTATTTAAAACTAACATATAACCTTAATTTTTAA
- a CDS encoding DUF6607 family protein, with translation MITKGLCLSAVMALSVNFGFSQESKKQQDIKSIKSMCGCYEVKFNFVETFKYPKDTLTYKPSETKHESALEWVELLEDTPNKIVMQHLLIVSDDMIIKHWRQDWLYENTDLYLFDKGTSWKYKKLDKKDVKGQWSQKVYQVDDSPRYEGSSSWVHVDGQDYWVNTTDAPLPRREQTKRNDYNVLKRRNIHEITATGWNHEQDNDKLIRDDSGKDVLLAQEKGMDVYTKVADIKCIAGQKWWKENNMLWKNVRDKWQTLFDRHQDLNLEAKVERKALYSLLFDLKPTATKAETDAIINKFVKK, from the coding sequence ATGATTACAAAAGGTCTCTGTTTATCAGCCGTTATGGCGTTATCTGTAAATTTTGGATTTAGTCAGGAATCTAAAAAACAACAAGATATTAAATCGATAAAATCGATGTGTGGTTGTTATGAAGTAAAATTTAATTTTGTTGAAACTTTTAAGTACCCTAAAGACACTCTTACTTACAAACCTTCAGAAACAAAACATGAATCTGCTTTAGAGTGGGTAGAGTTATTAGAAGACACTCCTAACAAGATTGTAATGCAGCACTTATTAATCGTAAGTGATGACATGATTATCAAACACTGGAGACAAGACTGGTTATATGAAAACACTGACTTGTATTTATTTGATAAAGGAACTTCTTGGAAATATAAAAAATTAGACAAAAAAGACGTAAAAGGGCAATGGTCTCAAAAAGTATATCAAGTAGATGATAGCCCTAGATATGAAGGTTCTTCTTCATGGGTACATGTAGATGGACAAGATTACTGGGTAAATACTACCGATGCTCCACTACCTCGAAGAGAACAGACTAAACGTAATGATTATAATGTTTTAAAAAGAAGAAACATTCATGAAATTACTGCTACAGGATGGAATCATGAGCAAGATAATGACAAATTGATTCGCGATGATAGCGGAAAAGATGTTTTATTAGCACAAGAAAAAGGAATGGATGTGTACACTAAAGTGGCAGACATTAAATGTATCGCTGGGCAAAAATGGTGGAAAGAAAACAATATGCTTTGGAAAAACGTTCGTGATAAATGGCAAACTCTTTTTGACAGACATCAAGACTTAAACCTAGAAGCTAAAGTAGAAAGAAAAGCACTTTACTCTCTTTTGTTTGATTTAAAACCAACCGCTACAAAAGCAGAAACAGATGCAATCATCAATAAATTTGTAAAAAAATAA
- the argS gene encoding arginine--tRNA ligase, with amino-acid sequence MSLSQILTPSIQKAIQALFEVTVDKIEFQTTRKEFEGDITMVIFPLLKVIKSNPVELGNKIGNYLVENLPEVARFNVVSGFLNIVIADTYYVNFFNGIKDGKNYGFVEPNPSDKAIIVEYSSPNTNKPLHLGHVRNNLLGYSVAEIIKASGKKVYKTQIINDRGIHICKSMLAWEKFGNGETPQSTGLKGDKLVGNYYVKFDKVYKEQINELIQAGKTEEEAKKQAPIILEAQEMLLKWEAGDKAVKELWAKMNQWVYDGFAITYKNLGVNFDSYYYESNTYLLGKDVVQIGLDKGIFEKDPDGSVWIDLTDEGLDRKIVLRSDGTAVYMTQDIGTAIQRVKDHSDVGGMVYTVGNEQDYHFKVLFLILQKLGFDWASSLYHLSYGMVDLPSGKMKSREGTVVDADDLMQEMTDTAQEISEGLGKLDSFSADEKAKLYSTIGLGALKYYILKVDPKKRILFNPEESVDFAGNTGPFIQYTYARIQSIIRKADFDFGVTLSGIEELHEKEKELVKQIELFPEVIQNAAHNHSPALIANYTYDLVKEYNSFYQSVHILGEEDLTKKIFRVQFSQKVGEIIKSSFSLLGIEVPERM; translated from the coding sequence ATGTCATTATCACAAATTCTTACGCCTTCTATACAAAAAGCAATACAAGCCTTATTTGAAGTAACAGTAGATAAAATCGAATTTCAAACTACTAGAAAAGAGTTTGAAGGAGATATTACTATGGTTATTTTTCCTTTACTAAAAGTGATTAAAAGTAATCCTGTTGAGTTAGGAAATAAAATAGGAAATTATCTTGTAGAAAACCTGCCAGAGGTAGCACGTTTTAATGTGGTTTCAGGTTTCTTGAACATTGTTATTGCGGATACTTACTATGTGAATTTCTTTAATGGTATAAAAGATGGGAAAAATTATGGTTTTGTAGAACCTAACCCTTCGGATAAAGCAATCATTGTAGAGTATTCTTCACCAAACACAAACAAGCCATTACACTTAGGTCACGTTCGTAACAATTTGTTAGGATATTCAGTTGCTGAGATTATCAAAGCTTCAGGAAAAAAAGTATATAAAACTCAAATCATAAACGACAGAGGAATTCATATTTGTAAATCAATGTTGGCTTGGGAAAAATTTGGAAATGGAGAAACTCCTCAAAGTACAGGTTTAAAAGGAGACAAATTGGTTGGGAATTATTATGTAAAATTTGATAAGGTTTATAAAGAACAAATCAATGAATTAATTCAAGCTGGTAAAACCGAAGAAGAGGCTAAAAAACAAGCTCCAATTATTCTTGAAGCACAAGAAATGCTTTTAAAATGGGAAGCTGGAGATAAAGCAGTAAAAGAGCTTTGGGCAAAAATGAACCAATGGGTTTATGATGGTTTTGCTATTACTTATAAAAATCTAGGAGTAAATTTTGATAGTTATTACTATGAAAGTAATACATACTTATTAGGGAAAGATGTTGTTCAGATAGGTTTGGATAAAGGAATCTTTGAGAAAGATCCAGATGGTTCAGTTTGGATTGATTTGACTGATGAAGGTCTGGATCGTAAAATTGTATTACGTTCTGATGGGACAGCAGTTTATATGACCCAAGATATTGGAACAGCAATTCAGCGTGTAAAAGATCATTCAGATGTTGGAGGAATGGTTTATACAGTAGGAAACGAGCAAGATTACCATTTTAAAGTCTTGTTTTTAATACTTCAAAAACTAGGTTTTGATTGGGCTTCGAGTTTATACCACTTATCATACGGGATGGTAGATTTACCTTCAGGGAAAATGAAAAGCCGTGAGGGAACAGTAGTTGATGCCGATGATTTGATGCAAGAAATGACCGACACAGCTCAAGAGATCTCTGAGGGATTAGGTAAGTTAGATAGTTTTTCAGCAGATGAAAAAGCTAAACTGTATAGCACAATCGGACTTGGTGCTTTAAAATATTACATTTTAAAAGTAGATCCAAAGAAACGTATTTTGTTTAATCCAGAAGAATCTGTTGACTTTGCTGGAAATACAGGACCGTTTATTCAATATACTTATGCAAGAATTCAATCTATCATTCGTAAAGCCGATTTTGATTTTGGTGTAACATTAAGCGGAATCGAAGAGCTTCATGAAAAAGAAAAAGAATTAGTAAAACAAATCGAACTTTTCCCAGAGGTAATCCAAAATGCGGCACACAATCACAGTCCTGCTTTAATTGCTAATTATACGTATGATTTGGTAAAAGAATACAATTCATTTTATCAATCGGTACATATTTTAGGAGAAGAAGATTTGACAAAAAAAATATTCAGAGTACAGTTCTCTCAAAAAGTAGGAGAGATTATAAAATCAAGTTTCAGTTTATTAGGAATTGAAGTTCCAGAAAGAATGTAA
- a CDS encoding SGNH/GDSL hydrolase family protein has protein sequence MNTKSYFFQSFAIVALAFVAFIGFKQILPDKIFPESKVDSKNVLVDSMLLESFEKESISKKGDSTDADQQAKENIIFNSNEGIEFPSETFDNYKGYQYLISFYDKLYQLEKHPDAKVRIAYYGDSMTDGDLIVQDVRNNYQERFGGTGVGFVSISSESSASRSSVKSSSSKNWKAQSYLNVKKPISPFGVNGHVFFANDRSNSTWVSYEAGLSKFATSLDNPTLYYGKSSKAGKVNFIIGKDTISKNLAPNNLVNTIKVTSKSIKGFKANFIHADSIPIYGFNFDNGSGVHVDNFSQRGNSGMPISIFDANVMQSFNANLKYDLIILHYGTNVLNYGTKNYSWYGKGMTKAVNKIKASFPGVSILIISTADKSTKYDLQMKTDSAVVPLVKAQKRYALETESGFVNLYTLMGGDGSMVKWVDEAPARANKDYTHFNQRGAKAIGGLLYDQLNKGYEQYKVLRERREADIKKGKTVKKTNADSISVIKDSVDE, from the coding sequence GTGAATACAAAATCTTATTTTTTTCAGTCTTTTGCAATTGTAGCTTTAGCATTTGTAGCTTTCATTGGTTTTAAGCAAATATTGCCAGATAAAATTTTTCCTGAAAGCAAAGTGGATTCCAAAAACGTACTTGTGGATAGTATGCTATTAGAGTCTTTTGAAAAAGAATCCATATCTAAAAAAGGGGATAGTACTGATGCTGATCAACAAGCGAAAGAGAATATCATTTTTAATTCAAATGAAGGAATAGAGTTTCCTTCAGAAACTTTCGATAATTATAAAGGATATCAATACTTGATTTCTTTTTATGATAAATTATACCAATTAGAAAAGCACCCAGATGCAAAAGTCAGAATTGCATATTATGGCGATTCTATGACCGATGGTGATTTAATTGTACAAGATGTTCGAAATAATTACCAAGAAAGATTTGGAGGTACTGGAGTTGGATTTGTTTCTATCAGTTCAGAGTCATCAGCATCACGATCTTCGGTAAAATCATCATCTTCTAAAAACTGGAAAGCGCAATCATATCTTAATGTAAAGAAACCAATAAGCCCTTTTGGAGTAAATGGACATGTCTTTTTTGCAAACGACAGATCAAATTCAACATGGGTTTCTTATGAGGCAGGTTTAAGCAAATTTGCTACTAGCTTGGATAATCCAACTTTATATTATGGGAAATCATCAAAAGCAGGAAAGGTAAATTTCATAATAGGAAAAGATACTATATCTAAAAATCTTGCTCCAAATAATTTGGTCAACACCATTAAGGTAACTTCAAAAAGCATTAAAGGATTTAAAGCTAACTTTATTCATGCAGATTCAATTCCTATTTATGGATTTAATTTTGATAATGGAAGCGGAGTTCACGTAGATAACTTCTCGCAAAGAGGAAATTCGGGGATGCCAATATCTATTTTTGATGCTAATGTAATGCAAAGCTTTAATGCTAATTTAAAATATGATTTGATTATACTTCATTACGGAACTAACGTTTTGAATTATGGTACAAAAAACTACTCTTGGTATGGAAAAGGAATGACCAAAGCAGTTAATAAAATAAAAGCATCTTTTCCAGGAGTTTCTATTTTGATTATTTCTACTGCTGATAAATCGACCAAATATGATTTGCAAATGAAAACTGATTCAGCTGTTGTTCCATTAGTAAAAGCACAAAAACGCTATGCTTTAGAAACAGAATCTGGATTTGTCAATTTGTATACCCTGATGGGTGGCGATGGTTCAATGGTAAAATGGGTAGATGAGGCACCTGCAAGAGCCAATAAAGATTATACGCATTTTAATCAACGTGGAGCAAAAGCAATTGGCGGATTACTTTATGATCAATTGAATAAAGGATACGAACAATATAAAGTTTTGCGTGAAAGAAGAGAAGCGGATATAAAAAAGGGCAAGACAGTCAAGAAAACAAATGCAGATTCCATATCTGTAATAAAAGATAGTGTAGATGAATAA
- a CDS encoding MBOAT family O-acyltransferase, translating into MITVDSINDWFVQNFGALTLEQVKGWFIYNPEEKLLFNTGLFLGLFLVFYFVYAFLRKTFYLRLTYVILFSLFFYYKSSGIYFLLLLVSSVVDYGLSQVIYNESVKTRKKIYLIISVILNLGLLGYFKYMNFMIVTYNDMFQGNFELHDIFLPVGISFYTFQSMSYIIEIYREEIKPTKNYIEYLFFVSFFPQLVAGPIVRAKDFLPQIYQKLNLTKADVNNALFLIIGGLIKKTVISNYISVNFVDRVFDTPMSYTSFENLMASYGYAIQIYCDFSGYSDMAIGIALLLGFKLPANFRTPYKSVSITDFWRRWHISLSTWLKDFLYISIGGNREGTFAGFLFPSLFFFGLLLWGITNSAESIIPLIIAGGGIVVFCLSFLLSSKLKQTMVTNFNLFTTMLLGGLWHGAGAQFIIWGALHGLALAVHKIVVELFPSKKESNGLSSIWKFFSIVLTFHFVVFCWIFFRAKDFDTAIQVINNIGQLTFEPDHWQTIILGYKNVFLLMLFGYVWHFLPEVITAKMKLVFDKTPLIGKAIVLGFVYWIVYATAVAGSQPFIYFQF; encoded by the coding sequence TTGATAACAGTTGATAGCATTAATGATTGGTTCGTTCAAAATTTTGGTGCGCTTACATTAGAACAGGTTAAAGGTTGGTTTATATATAATCCAGAAGAAAAACTATTATTTAATACAGGCTTATTTTTAGGGTTGTTTTTAGTTTTTTATTTTGTGTATGCATTTTTACGCAAAACATTTTATTTAAGATTAACGTACGTTATTCTATTCTCGCTTTTCTTTTATTATAAATCAAGCGGAATATATTTCTTGTTATTACTGGTCTCCTCGGTCGTAGATTATGGATTGAGTCAGGTAATTTATAATGAAAGTGTAAAGACTCGAAAGAAAATATACTTAATAATCAGTGTAATCCTAAACTTAGGATTACTTGGGTATTTTAAGTATATGAACTTTATGATTGTCACGTACAATGATATGTTTCAAGGTAATTTTGAGCTGCATGATATTTTTCTTCCAGTCGGAATTTCATTCTATACTTTCCAATCGATGAGTTATATTATCGAGATTTATCGTGAAGAGATTAAGCCAACGAAAAATTATATTGAGTATTTATTCTTCGTTTCTTTCTTCCCACAATTAGTAGCGGGTCCAATCGTAAGAGCAAAAGATTTTTTACCACAGATATACCAAAAATTAAACCTTACTAAAGCGGATGTAAATAATGCATTGTTTTTAATCATTGGAGGTTTAATTAAGAAAACTGTAATCTCAAATTATATCTCAGTAAACTTTGTAGATCGTGTTTTTGATACGCCTATGAGTTATACTTCATTTGAGAATCTAATGGCATCTTATGGATATGCAATCCAAATTTATTGTGATTTCTCAGGATATTCAGATATGGCAATTGGAATTGCATTGTTACTTGGATTCAAATTACCCGCTAACTTTAGAACACCATATAAATCAGTATCGATTACTGATTTCTGGAGAAGATGGCATATCTCATTATCAACTTGGTTAAAAGACTTTTTGTATATCTCAATTGGAGGAAACAGAGAAGGAACATTTGCTGGTTTTTTATTTCCTAGTTTATTCTTTTTTGGATTGTTGCTTTGGGGAATTACAAATTCAGCTGAGAGTATTATCCCATTAATAATTGCAGGAGGAGGAATTGTTGTTTTTTGTTTATCATTTTTACTTTCAAGTAAATTGAAGCAAACAATGGTAACCAATTTTAACCTGTTTACAACAATGCTTTTAGGAGGATTGTGGCATGGAGCAGGAGCGCAGTTTATAATTTGGGGAGCATTACACGGACTTGCTTTAGCGGTTCATAAAATAGTTGTAGAGCTTTTTCCTTCTAAGAAAGAAAGCAATGGATTGAGTTCTATCTGGAAATTCTTTTCAATAGTACTTACCTTTCATTTTGTAGTTTTCTGTTGGATATTCTTCCGTGCAAAAGATTTCGATACAGCAATACAAGTAATTAATAATATTGGGCAGTTAACATTTGAGCCAGACCATTGGCAAACAATTATATTAGGATATAAAAATGTGTTCTTATTAATGCTCTTCGGTTATGTATGGCACTTTCTACCAGAAGTTATTACAGCCAAAATGAAGTTGGTTTTTGATAAAACGCCATTAATAGGAAAAGCAATTGTTTTAGGATTTGTGTATTGGATCGTTTATGCAACAGCAGTTGCAGGTTCACAACCATTTATCTATTTCCAATTTTAA